The following coding sequences lie in one Micromonospora sp. R77 genomic window:
- a CDS encoding DUF1702 family protein: protein MGVFGTLRRKILTPDVSETKLDVRGFHVKNPQARELLETIGASFLRGFGHAAEASDVSAAERELESVPFRFRGFAYEGAAMGFAVRDALRPGRPRYVPQLLAGRGDAHVYMAYVGVGWAMARLPRPLWSRLAAPDPLLRWLVLDGYGFHQAYFRTDRYVRRRYREENFPWPGDDHGWYAGHAIDQGIGRALWFVGGTDPERVAQLIEAYPRERRADLWSGTGLAATYAGGADEDELRTLWERGAEYRPQLAQGSAFAAGARVRAGLLGPHTELATQIFCGMPAAQAQKVTDEALVDLPEGGSVPSWEVWRQRISASFVSLGQC, encoded by the coding sequence ATGGGAGTGTTCGGGACGCTGCGGCGCAAAATACTGACGCCGGACGTGTCGGAAACGAAACTCGACGTACGCGGTTTCCATGTCAAGAATCCGCAGGCGCGGGAACTGCTGGAGACGATCGGGGCCAGCTTCCTGCGCGGCTTCGGTCACGCGGCGGAGGCGTCCGACGTGTCGGCCGCGGAGCGGGAACTGGAAAGTGTGCCTTTCCGGTTCCGGGGTTTCGCCTACGAGGGCGCGGCGATGGGATTCGCCGTCCGGGACGCGCTGCGGCCGGGCCGGCCCCGGTACGTGCCGCAGCTGCTGGCCGGCCGCGGTGACGCGCACGTCTACATGGCGTACGTCGGGGTGGGCTGGGCGATGGCCCGGCTGCCCCGGCCGCTCTGGTCCCGGCTGGCCGCCCCGGACCCGCTGCTGCGCTGGCTGGTGCTCGACGGCTACGGCTTCCACCAGGCCTACTTCCGCACCGACCGGTACGTGCGCCGGCGCTACCGGGAGGAGAACTTCCCCTGGCCGGGCGACGACCACGGCTGGTACGCCGGCCACGCCATCGACCAGGGCATCGGCCGTGCCCTGTGGTTCGTCGGCGGCACCGACCCGGAGCGGGTGGCGCAGCTGATCGAGGCGTACCCGCGCGAGCGGCGGGCGGACCTGTGGAGCGGCACCGGGCTCGCCGCCACCTACGCCGGCGGGGCCGACGAGGACGAGTTGCGGACGTTGTGGGAGCGCGGCGCCGAGTACCGCCCGCAGCTCGCCCAGGGTTCGGCGTTCGCCGCCGGCGCGCGGGTGCGGGCCGGACTGCTCGGCCCGCACACCGAGCTGGCCACCCAGATCTTCTGCGGGATGCCGGCGGCGCAGGCGCAGAAGGTCACCGACGAGGCGCTGGTCGACCTGCCCGAGGGCGGTTCCGTGCCGTCCTGGGAGGTCTGGCGGCAGCGCATCTCCGCATCGTTCGTGTCGCTCGGGCAGTGCTGA
- a CDS encoding DUF1702 family protein — MPTVFGALRSLMMTPSMAEVGFRRRGFPPAPADVTRRLEAIPQAVICGFEWGIDVRELWELERRLELVDPEQRGFAYEGATMACTVRDAMAGGRGRRTEALLRGPGRRHIFLAYIGIGFAMARLPRPLWARVLPDLPDVPYHPTMSWLAVDGLGFDRAYFDTPRWVDGQRRPKPYPWDGHPEYFARAWDQGVGRALWFIHGGQVPAVAAAVGRFATDRHADLWSGVGLAATFAGGCGAADLAALRRHAGPYAADLAQGAVFAAKARTWAGAVPPHSEVAVHTLAGVDATAAAQLADDVVVDPFPAAAQPHYETWRGRVRDRLAVAPSARPS, encoded by the coding sequence ATGCCCACCGTATTCGGCGCACTGCGCAGCCTGATGATGACGCCGTCGATGGCGGAGGTCGGCTTCCGGCGTCGGGGGTTCCCCCCGGCGCCGGCCGACGTCACCCGCCGGTTGGAGGCGATCCCGCAGGCGGTGATCTGCGGCTTCGAATGGGGCATCGACGTCCGCGAGCTGTGGGAGCTGGAACGTCGCCTGGAACTGGTCGACCCGGAGCAGCGGGGCTTCGCCTACGAGGGCGCCACGATGGCGTGCACCGTCCGGGACGCGATGGCCGGCGGGCGGGGCCGGCGTACCGAGGCGCTGCTGCGGGGACCGGGCCGCCGGCACATCTTCCTCGCGTACATCGGCATCGGGTTCGCGATGGCCCGGCTGCCCCGCCCGCTCTGGGCCCGGGTGCTGCCCGACCTGCCGGACGTGCCCTACCACCCCACCATGAGCTGGCTCGCCGTCGACGGCCTCGGCTTCGACCGCGCCTACTTCGACACCCCGCGCTGGGTCGACGGGCAGCGGCGGCCGAAGCCCTACCCGTGGGACGGGCACCCGGAGTACTTCGCCCGTGCCTGGGACCAGGGCGTCGGGCGGGCCCTGTGGTTCATCCACGGTGGACAGGTCCCGGCGGTCGCCGCCGCGGTGGGCCGGTTCGCCACCGACCGCCACGCCGACCTGTGGAGCGGGGTGGGCCTGGCGGCCACCTTCGCCGGCGGCTGCGGCGCGGCGGACCTCGCCGCGCTGCGCCGGCACGCCGGGCCGTACGCGGCGGACCTCGCCCAGGGCGCGGTCTTCGCCGCCAAGGCGCGGACCTGGGCGGGCGCGGTGCCGCCGCACAGCGAGGTGGCGGTGCACACCCTGGCCGGCGTGGACGCCACCGCGGCGGCACAGCTCGCCGACGACGTCGTGGTCGACCCGTTCCCGGCGGCCGCGCAGCCCCACTACGAGACCTGGCGCGGCCGGGTACGGGACCGGCTGGCCGTCGCGCCGTCCGCCCGGCCGAGCTGA
- a CDS encoding copper resistance CopC family protein translates to MSDRMPVPAAGDRRRGRLLGAAVVLVVVTVGLLVALSESSPATLRAVTPADGATLAAPPPTVALVFDREVAPREVHLTVTTAGGDRVTVGPPTVAGTTVTAPVSISAAGGYLIGYHVVLPGGREVSGVDRFRVTAAGPGVPATAVPDPAAEAAGAATGHQHGGDDPLSLGLSLVAVAALLALLTVLVRPARLRD, encoded by the coding sequence GTGAGCGACCGGATGCCGGTCCCGGCGGCGGGGGACCGCCGGCGGGGCCGGCTGCTGGGGGCGGCGGTGGTGCTGGTGGTGGTGACGGTGGGGCTCCTGGTCGCGCTCAGCGAGTCCAGTCCCGCCACGCTGCGTGCCGTGACGCCGGCCGACGGGGCCACCCTCGCTGCCCCGCCGCCCACGGTGGCGTTGGTGTTCGACCGGGAGGTGGCCCCCCGCGAGGTCCACCTGACCGTGACGACGGCCGGTGGGGACCGGGTCACCGTCGGCCCGCCGACGGTCGCCGGCACGACGGTGACCGCGCCGGTGTCGATCTCCGCCGCCGGCGGCTACCTGATCGGCTACCACGTGGTGCTCCCCGGTGGGCGGGAGGTGTCCGGCGTGGACCGCTTCCGGGTGACCGCCGCCGGCCCCGGGGTCCCCGCGACCGCCGTCCCGGATCCCGCCGCCGAGGCGGCCGGCGCCGCGACGGGCCACCAGCACGGCGGGGACGACCCGCTGAGTCTCGGGCTGTCCCTGGTGGCCGTGGCGGCCCTGCTCGCGCTGCTGACGGTGCTGGTGCGACCCGCCCGACTGCGGGACTGA
- a CDS encoding carboxymuconolactone decarboxylase family protein, with protein MVARRIAASVAQRQVRYVTPVPVGAATGVLRTVYRQSSAEMGLVSPPVQLHSPVPDLAAAYWMLMREPMLPSETVGRDVKEAVATAVSTANICPYCVDMHSTGMYDLVGEDDAEALVADRPGDLRDASLRPLAQWARTAAEPGRGPLPEPFGDRHRPELVGVLVAMHYLTRVVNVFLSSFLLPPRLSPEARRRFKRGVSRVLRPTLRQPRAAGLSVHLLPDAPLPADAAWARPSPTVAAAVAQAAAAFEAAGDRSVPPAVRRVVADHLAGWQGRRPA; from the coding sequence ATGGTCGCCAGACGGATCGCGGCGTCGGTCGCCCAACGTCAGGTCAGGTACGTCACGCCGGTGCCGGTCGGCGCCGCCACCGGCGTCCTGCGCACGGTCTACCGGCAGTCCTCCGCCGAGATGGGTCTGGTCAGCCCGCCGGTGCAGCTGCACTCGCCGGTGCCCGACCTGGCCGCGGCGTACTGGATGCTGATGCGGGAGCCGATGCTGCCCAGCGAGACGGTCGGCCGGGACGTCAAGGAGGCGGTGGCGACCGCCGTGTCCACCGCCAACATCTGCCCGTACTGCGTCGACATGCACAGCACCGGCATGTACGACCTGGTCGGCGAGGACGACGCCGAGGCGCTGGTCGCCGACCGCCCCGGCGACCTGCGGGACGCGAGCCTGCGACCGCTGGCCCAGTGGGCGCGGACCGCCGCCGAGCCGGGCCGGGGTCCGCTGCCCGAGCCGTTCGGCGACCGGCACCGCCCGGAACTCGTCGGCGTCCTGGTCGCCATGCACTACCTGACCCGGGTGGTCAACGTCTTCCTCTCCAGCTTCCTGCTGCCGCCCCGGCTCAGCCCCGAGGCCCGGCGCCGGTTCAAGCGCGGGGTGAGCCGGGTGCTGCGCCCCACCCTGCGGCAGCCGCGCGCCGCCGGGCTCTCCGTACACCTGCTGCCGGACGCCCCGCTGCCGGCGGACGCCGCCTGGGCGCGCCCGAGCCCGACGGTCGCCGCCGCGGTGGCCCAGGCCGCGGCGGCCTTCGAGGCGGCCGGCGACCGGTCGGTGCCGCCGGCGGTCCGCCGGGTGGTCGCCGACCACCTGGCCGGCTGGCAGGGGCGGAGACCGGCCTGA
- a CDS encoding DUF5987 family protein, translating to MTLEAFADTIIPGEKRFPGDRAVAGVSTGGGAVASGAVEMLAHPAGGLAESLDGLVALLNGHAARYADEQHRVLAADLPPFVALSYPDRAALVQQLTAPDHPERSIWVGMALFSNMAFDSAAHLSTPQALADGHPGLLTIGYERPDADGLWRFGNASYGRRLADIHPQTTTTGSPA from the coding sequence ATGACCCTCGAGGCGTTCGCCGACACCATCATTCCCGGCGAGAAACGCTTTCCCGGGGACCGGGCCGTCGCGGGGGTCTCCACCGGCGGCGGCGCGGTCGCCTCCGGTGCCGTGGAGATGCTCGCCCACCCCGCGGGCGGCCTCGCCGAGTCACTGGACGGCCTGGTCGCGTTGCTGAACGGCCACGCGGCCCGGTACGCCGACGAGCAGCACCGGGTGCTGGCGGCGGACCTGCCGCCGTTCGTCGCGCTGTCCTATCCGGACCGGGCGGCGCTGGTGCAGCAGCTCACCGCGCCCGACCACCCGGAGCGGAGCATCTGGGTGGGGATGGCGCTGTTCAGCAACATGGCCTTCGACAGCGCCGCCCACCTGAGCACCCCGCAGGCCCTGGCCGACGGGCACCCGGGCCTGTTGACCATCGGCTACGAGCGACCCGACGCCGACGGGCTCTGGCGCTTCGGCAATGCCTCGTACGGGCGCCGGCTCGCCGACATCCACCCGCAGACCACCACGACGGGGAGTCCCGCATGA
- a CDS encoding GMC family oxidoreductase produces the protein MSSIESTDVVVIGSGFGGAIAAYHLAAGGARVVVLERGPWLSAEEFDHDFKLGASYTRIFDFVVGDGMSVLSGNCVGGGSVVYFATMPRAPRFTFERRGSIGRRMWPASINRDTLDPWYDVVTESLPVTAQSWDKVPYGGGLWAAACAHAGRTANPVPSAVDVDQCTNCNWMMAGCRFDAKKSLLLNYLPGALAHGAQIRPLHEVQHLSRTDDGGYRVHYRIVDDEDYRVLHEAGAIDAKIIVLAAGAGATPVILQRSEPTLGKMPHAVGRYFSGNGERLNTAAFDEDRVREVLGLSRPDGVPYEAHQIGRGPVVASWDRLDGNLPEYERYSLEQLYFPPGLGTILAQAPDAAGPSWFGVDKKDFLRQWKSWLTIFTMSEDDNEGVFGPPPETGNARRFSQQMLGHGPLSYRPTANTWRGWGLADADVRDILERDGLAKVRPWTNDLVGAYTVHPLASCRIGDDPATSALDDRHELRNHPGIFVTDGSAVPGALTVNPALTISALAERAMPGIVRAAQERGVRVTYGAPHPAPAASSRIAGSPHLTAAR, from the coding sequence ATGAGCAGCATCGAGAGCACCGACGTCGTCGTCATCGGCAGCGGGTTCGGTGGGGCGATCGCCGCCTACCACCTCGCCGCCGGTGGGGCCCGGGTGGTGGTCCTGGAGCGTGGTCCCTGGCTGTCGGCCGAGGAGTTCGACCACGACTTCAAGCTGGGCGCGTCGTACACCCGGATCTTCGACTTCGTGGTCGGGGACGGCATGAGCGTGCTCAGCGGCAACTGCGTGGGCGGCGGCAGCGTGGTCTATTTCGCGACCATGCCCCGCGCGCCGCGCTTCACCTTCGAGCGCCGCGGCAGCATCGGCCGGCGGATGTGGCCGGCGTCGATCAACCGCGACACCCTCGACCCCTGGTACGACGTGGTCACCGAGTCGCTGCCGGTGACCGCGCAGAGCTGGGACAAGGTGCCGTACGGCGGTGGCCTGTGGGCGGCGGCCTGCGCGCACGCCGGGCGGACGGCGAACCCGGTGCCGTCGGCGGTGGACGTCGACCAGTGCACCAACTGCAACTGGATGATGGCCGGCTGCCGCTTCGACGCGAAGAAGTCGTTGCTGCTGAACTACCTGCCGGGCGCGCTGGCCCACGGCGCGCAGATCCGCCCGCTGCACGAGGTGCAGCACCTGTCCCGCACCGACGACGGCGGCTACCGGGTGCACTACCGGATCGTCGACGACGAGGACTACCGGGTGCTGCACGAGGCGGGCGCGATCGACGCGAAGATCATCGTGCTGGCGGCCGGGGCCGGGGCGACGCCGGTGATCCTGCAACGCTCCGAGCCGACCCTGGGCAAGATGCCGCACGCCGTGGGGCGCTACTTCTCCGGCAACGGCGAGCGGCTCAACACCGCCGCGTTCGACGAGGACCGGGTGCGCGAGGTGCTGGGCCTGAGCCGACCCGACGGGGTGCCGTACGAGGCGCACCAGATCGGCCGGGGTCCGGTGGTGGCGAGCTGGGACCGGCTGGACGGGAACCTGCCGGAGTACGAGCGGTACTCGCTGGAGCAGCTCTACTTCCCGCCCGGCCTGGGCACCATCCTGGCGCAGGCCCCGGACGCGGCCGGGCCGAGCTGGTTCGGGGTGGACAAGAAAGACTTTCTTCGCCAATGGAAGTCGTGGCTCACCATCTTCACCATGTCCGAAGACGACAATGAGGGCGTGTTCGGACCACCCCCGGAGACCGGCAACGCGCGCCGCTTCTCCCAGCAGATGCTCGGGCACGGGCCGCTGTCGTACCGGCCGACGGCGAACACCTGGCGCGGCTGGGGCCTCGCCGACGCCGATGTGCGGGACATCCTGGAGCGCGACGGGCTGGCGAAGGTCAGACCGTGGACCAACGACCTGGTCGGGGCGTACACCGTGCACCCGCTGGCGTCCTGCCGGATCGGCGACGACCCCGCCACCTCGGCGCTGGACGACCGGCACGAGCTGCGCAACCACCCCGGCATCTTCGTCACCGACGGTTCGGCGGTGCCCGGCGCGCTGACCGTGAACCCGGCGCTGACCATCTCGGCGCTCGCCGAGCGGGCCATGCCCGGCATCGTCCGCGCCGCCCAGGAACGCGGCGTACGGGTCACCTACGGCGCCCCGCACCCCGCGCCCGCCGCCAGCTCCCGTATCGCCGGCTCGCCGCACCTGACGGCGGCCCGCTGA
- a CDS encoding DHA2 family efflux MFS transporter permease subunit produces the protein MTGPVRARNPWAALAVLCLGNFLILLDTSIVNTAAPQIMGDLDTGIDEILWVLNAYLLALASLLIVAGRLGDLLGPRRVFVAGLAGFAAASLLCGAARTPGELIAARAVQGTAAAALLPQALVLISAIFPPARRGAAFGIFTAVAGLAAVSGPTLGGLILTDFGWRWIFLVNLPIGVAGVVATLRLVPDLRSARPAGFDPVGVLLATAGLVGVAYPLVEGERLRWGPVVGPVTVPMILAAGVVLLLAFVGWERRHPAPLVPTGLFADRTFTVAVVITMGTSFALYGFLLVFVIETQTLLGMSPLLAGVTALPWTVTLSAVAPVAGRLTDRLGGRRLLVVGLTAYAAGVFAVAAVPAADATPATFVLPLVLVGIGMGAAIAPTTTEAMRAVRPALAGAASGVLNTARQVGGVLGAAVAGAPAAAPAGRRPARQCRRAGR, from the coding sequence GTGACCGGACCGGTCCGGGCGCGCAACCCGTGGGCCGCGCTGGCGGTGCTCTGCCTCGGCAACTTCCTCATCCTGCTCGACACCAGCATCGTCAACACGGCCGCCCCGCAGATCATGGGCGACCTGGACACCGGCATCGACGAGATCCTGTGGGTGCTGAACGCCTACCTGCTGGCGCTGGCGTCCCTGCTGATCGTCGCCGGCCGCCTCGGTGACCTGCTGGGGCCGCGCCGGGTGTTCGTCGCCGGCCTCGCCGGGTTCGCAGCGGCCTCGCTGCTGTGCGGGGCCGCCCGTACCCCGGGGGAGCTGATCGCGGCGCGGGCCGTGCAGGGCACCGCGGCGGCCGCGCTGCTGCCGCAGGCGTTGGTGCTCATCTCGGCGATCTTCCCGCCCGCCCGGCGGGGGGCCGCGTTCGGCATCTTCACGGCCGTCGCCGGCCTGGCGGCGGTCAGCGGACCGACGCTGGGTGGGCTGATCCTGACCGATTTCGGCTGGCGCTGGATCTTCCTGGTCAACCTGCCGATCGGGGTGGCCGGCGTGGTGGCGACGCTCCGGCTGGTGCCGGACCTGCGCTCCGCCCGACCGGCCGGGTTCGACCCGGTCGGCGTGCTGCTCGCCACCGCCGGCCTGGTCGGCGTCGCCTACCCGCTGGTGGAGGGGGAACGGCTGCGCTGGGGGCCGGTGGTCGGACCGGTGACGGTGCCGATGATCCTGGCCGCCGGCGTGGTGCTGCTGCTGGCGTTCGTCGGCTGGGAACGCCGGCATCCCGCGCCGCTGGTGCCCACCGGGCTCTTCGCCGACCGCACCTTCACCGTCGCCGTCGTCATCACCATGGGCACCTCGTTCGCGCTCTACGGCTTCCTGCTGGTCTTCGTCATCGAGACGCAGACCCTGCTCGGCATGAGCCCGCTGCTGGCCGGCGTCACCGCGCTGCCGTGGACCGTGACGCTCAGCGCGGTGGCCCCGGTGGCGGGCCGGCTCACCGACCGGCTCGGCGGCCGACGGCTGCTGGTGGTCGGCCTGACCGCGTACGCGGCCGGGGTGTTCGCCGTGGCCGCGGTGCCGGCGGCGGACGCCACCCCGGCGACCTTCGTGCTGCCGCTGGTGCTGGTGGGGATCGGGATGGGGGCGGCCATCGCGCCCACCACCACCGAGGCCATGCGGGCGGTCCGGCCGGCGCTGGCCGGGGCCGCGTCCGGGGTGCTGAACACCGCGCGTCAGGTCGGTGGCGTGCTCGGCGCCGCGGTGGCCGGCGCGCCTGCTGCAGCACCGGCTGGTCGCCGGCCTGCACGCCAGTGTCGCCGCGCGGGCCGGTGA
- a CDS encoding acyl-CoA dehydrogenase family protein gives MDLTDAPPTAELVRRAAELAPLLQKNAIWQEENRRLHDGTIEALTDAGLLRMRVPTRYGGYESDMRTVVEVIAEIARGDGSTAWTLSVWAISTWMAGLFPDEVQDEIFAVPDVRISGILSPSAVGVPADGGIVLNGRWSFNSGVQQSSWNTNAAVLAHPNGEYEPIMVALPVSELEVIDDWHTAGLRGSGSVTTVAKDLFVPQARVLPMGPVLQGQHRSVRNAASPVFQAPFMPTACTTIAATALGLGRAARDAFFERLPGRKITYTSYESQAEAPLTHLQVAEATTKLDEAEFHAYRAADRLDGKAARGEAWTLEERARTRLDLGATCQRTKEAVDILNTASGGSSIYTTVPIQRIERDVQTLNLHAIMHPNTNLELYGRIACGLEPNTLYL, from the coding sequence GTGGACCTCACCGACGCGCCGCCCACCGCGGAGCTCGTCCGCCGCGCCGCGGAGCTTGCACCCCTGCTGCAGAAGAACGCCATCTGGCAGGAGGAGAACCGCCGCCTGCACGACGGGACGATCGAGGCGCTGACCGACGCCGGGCTGCTGCGGATGCGGGTGCCGACCCGCTACGGCGGCTACGAGTCGGACATGCGGACCGTCGTCGAGGTGATCGCCGAGATCGCCCGCGGCGACGGCTCGACGGCCTGGACCCTGTCGGTCTGGGCGATCAGCACCTGGATGGCCGGCCTCTTCCCGGACGAGGTGCAGGACGAGATCTTCGCCGTTCCCGACGTGCGGATCAGCGGCATCCTCAGCCCGTCCGCCGTCGGGGTGCCCGCTGACGGTGGCATCGTCCTCAACGGCCGGTGGTCGTTCAACAGCGGCGTCCAGCAGAGCAGCTGGAACACCAACGCGGCGGTGCTGGCCCACCCCAACGGCGAGTACGAGCCGATCATGGTGGCGCTGCCGGTCTCCGAGCTGGAGGTCATCGACGACTGGCACACCGCCGGCCTGCGCGGCTCGGGCAGCGTCACCACGGTCGCGAAGGACCTCTTCGTGCCGCAGGCGCGGGTGCTGCCGATGGGCCCGGTCCTGCAGGGTCAGCACCGGTCGGTCCGCAACGCCGCCTCGCCGGTCTTCCAGGCGCCGTTCATGCCGACCGCCTGCACCACCATCGCGGCCACCGCGCTCGGCCTCGGCCGGGCCGCACGGGACGCCTTCTTCGAGCGGCTGCCCGGCCGCAAGATCACCTACACCAGCTACGAGAGCCAGGCCGAGGCGCCGCTGACCCACCTGCAGGTGGCGGAGGCGACGACCAAGCTCGACGAGGCCGAGTTCCACGCGTACCGGGCCGCGGACCGGCTGGACGGCAAGGCCGCCCGGGGCGAGGCGTGGACGCTGGAGGAGCGGGCCCGTACCCGGCTCGACCTGGGCGCCACGTGCCAGCGGACGAAGGAGGCCGTGGACATCCTCAACACTGCCAGCGGTGGCTCCTCGATCTACACCACGGTGCCGATCCAGCGCATCGAGCGGGACGTGCAGACCCTCAACCTGCACGCCATCATGCACCCCAACACCAACCTCGAGCTGTACGGGCGGATCGCCTGCGGCCTGGAACCCAACACCCTGTACCTGTGA
- a CDS encoding TIGR03084 family metal-binding protein — translation MTQQDVIADLTADGEELDRLVAGLDPADWSRPTPAPGWTIAHQIAHLAATFRLAATAAAEPDVFRAVTARLSSDFDANVDAAMAPYLAEPPETLLDRFRAERAAAEKALAAVPAGEVVPWLVRPLPAPVLAAAGMMELFGHGQDIADALAVRRRYTDRVGHLVGFAVRTWDFGYQARGMSTPDVQFHWSLTAPSGRRWEFGPADAEQRISGPAVDFCLLVTRRRHRRDLTLVATGPDADQWLDIAQAYRGPAGPGRTPGQFTTGD, via the coding sequence GTGACCCAGCAGGACGTCATCGCCGACCTGACCGCCGACGGCGAGGAGCTCGACCGTCTGGTCGCCGGACTCGACCCGGCCGACTGGAGCCGGCCCACCCCGGCCCCCGGCTGGACCATCGCCCACCAGATCGCCCACCTCGCGGCCACCTTCCGCCTCGCCGCGACGGCGGCGGCCGAACCGGACGTGTTCCGGGCCGTCACCGCCCGGCTCAGCAGCGACTTCGACGCCAACGTCGACGCCGCGATGGCGCCGTACCTCGCCGAACCGCCGGAAACGCTGCTCGACCGATTCCGGGCCGAACGCGCCGCCGCCGAGAAGGCGCTCGCCGCGGTGCCGGCCGGTGAGGTGGTGCCCTGGCTGGTCCGCCCGCTGCCGGCGCCCGTGCTCGCCGCCGCCGGGATGATGGAGCTGTTCGGCCACGGTCAGGACATCGCCGACGCGCTGGCCGTGCGCCGCCGGTACACCGACCGGGTCGGGCACCTCGTCGGGTTCGCCGTGCGGACCTGGGACTTCGGCTACCAGGCGCGCGGGATGTCCACCCCGGACGTGCAGTTCCACTGGTCGCTGACCGCCCCGTCCGGACGGCGCTGGGAGTTCGGGCCCGCCGACGCCGAGCAGCGGATCAGCGGCCCGGCCGTGGACTTCTGCCTCCTGGTGACCCGGCGGCGGCACCGCCGGGACCTGACGCTGGTGGCCACCGGACCGGACGCCGACCAGTGGCTGGACATCGCCCAGGCCTACCGGGGACCGGCCGGGCCGGGGCGTACCCCCGGGCAGTTCACCACCGGCGACTGA
- the aroH gene encoding chorismate mutase, giving the protein MSAPRSSTGHFTIRAVRGAVQVPRDDPDAIGRGTVELLTEVLARNALTVDDLVSVLFTATPDLRSAFPAAAARRLGLHDVPLLCATEIDVPDAPPRIIRLLAHVHTDLPRTALTHVYLAGAATLRPDLPTPNPPTPSP; this is encoded by the coding sequence GTGTCCGCACCCCGCAGCAGCACCGGGCACTTCACGATACGGGCGGTGCGCGGCGCCGTGCAGGTGCCCCGCGACGACCCGGACGCCATCGGGCGCGGCACGGTGGAGCTGCTGACCGAGGTGCTGGCGCGCAACGCGCTGACCGTCGACGACCTGGTCAGTGTGCTCTTCACCGCGACACCGGACCTGCGCAGCGCGTTCCCGGCGGCGGCGGCCCGCCGGCTGGGCCTGCACGACGTGCCCCTGCTCTGCGCCACCGAGATCGACGTCCCGGACGCGCCACCGCGGATCATCCGCCTGCTGGCCCACGTCCACACCGATCTCCCCCGCACCGCCCTCACCCACGTCTACCTCGCCGGCGCCGCCACCCTCCGCCCCGACCTCCCCACCCCTAACCCCCCGACCCCCTCCCCCTGA
- a CDS encoding extracellular solute-binding protein, whose protein sequence is MSDRTIVEFWLHYYNTPHFLDQTREMAASFNARHPEYEVVITGHDFHDLPRVVSESADRGVTPAVAQIYLTATQEARDMVHPSGGPLFTSVTKAIAGRREILGEPVVLDDILPRVREFYTVDGDLASMPTLASTALLYANTTVLAAAGVTTVPSTWAEVEAACKAVAALPDGPEYAITWPNHGWIFQQAIAQQGGLLADHDNGRSGRARTVDLASPEMLAFVGWWRRLHRDGYFLYTEDMDPSTCWGGTFMAFAQQRAALTVSSSVAAPHLVQAGRDGGFEVVAARLPHNDAVPYVGNLIGGDSLWLTAGLDPVVRDGALAFMQYLDNPRNAADRHKVSGYLPITGSAVKLLEREGWFAQNPHARVGVDQLAASGSSPAARGALFGDFGGMQDVNARAMHDVLLHDADPATRFTQATQEAQTLLTAYNTHCAPPTGPRRNPPCLRVS, encoded by the coding sequence ATGAGCGATCGGACCATCGTGGAGTTCTGGCTCCATTACTACAACACGCCGCATTTCCTGGACCAGACGAGGGAAATGGCGGCGAGTTTCAACGCCCGGCACCCGGAATACGAGGTCGTCATCACCGGGCACGACTTCCACGACCTGCCGCGCGTGGTCTCGGAGTCCGCCGACCGGGGCGTCACCCCGGCGGTGGCCCAGATCTACCTGACCGCCACCCAGGAGGCGCGGGACATGGTGCACCCGTCGGGTGGGCCGCTGTTCACCTCGGTGACGAAGGCGATCGCCGGCCGACGCGAGATCCTCGGCGAGCCGGTCGTGCTCGACGACATCCTGCCGCGGGTGCGGGAGTTCTACACCGTGGACGGTGATCTCGCCTCGATGCCGACCCTGGCGTCGACCGCACTGCTGTACGCCAACACCACCGTGCTCGCCGCCGCCGGGGTCACCACCGTGCCGTCCACCTGGGCGGAGGTGGAGGCGGCGTGCAAGGCGGTCGCCGCCCTGCCGGACGGTCCGGAGTACGCCATCACCTGGCCCAACCACGGGTGGATCTTCCAGCAGGCGATCGCCCAGCAGGGTGGCCTGCTCGCCGACCACGACAACGGGCGGTCCGGTCGGGCCCGTACCGTCGACCTGGCCTCGCCGGAGATGCTCGCGTTCGTCGGCTGGTGGCGCCGGCTGCACCGGGACGGCTACTTCCTCTACACCGAGGACATGGACCCGAGCACCTGCTGGGGCGGCACCTTCATGGCCTTCGCGCAGCAGCGGGCCGCGCTGACCGTCAGCTCCTCGGTGGCGGCACCGCACCTGGTGCAGGCCGGCCGGGACGGCGGCTTCGAGGTGGTGGCCGCCCGGCTGCCGCACAACGACGCGGTGCCGTACGTGGGCAACCTGATCGGCGGCGACTCGCTCTGGCTCACCGCCGGCCTGGACCCGGTGGTACGGGACGGCGCGCTCGCCTTCATGCAGTACCTCGACAACCCGCGCAACGCCGCCGACCGGCACAAGGTCTCCGGCTACCTGCCGATCACCGGCAGCGCGGTGAAGCTGCTGGAGCGGGAGGGCTGGTTCGCGCAGAACCCGCACGCCCGGGTCGGCGTCGACCAGCTCGCCGCGTCCGGCTCGTCGCCCGCCGCGCGGGGCGCCCTCTTCGGCGACTTCGGCGGCATGCAGGACGTCAACGCCCGCGCCATGCACGACGTCCTCCTGCACGACGCCGACCCCGCCACCCGCTTCACCCAGGCCACCCAGGAGGCCCAGACCCTCCTGACCGCCTACAACACCCACTGCGCACCCCCCACCGGCCCCCGCCGCAACCCCCCCTGCCTCCGCGTCTCCTGA